In the genome of Staphylococcus durrellii, one region contains:
- the mreC gene encoding rod shape-determining protein MreC: MSKFFKNNKLVVILCAIIIFISLIGISLRSQSQSHAEQYVGDSVSFGQRVVSYPVQFVTGYIDDLFMSNKDKKPSNKEKQLQAENERLKAENKKYKKELDIEDISKYEPISSTVISRNPDRWMNTLVINKGSKNGVKSNMAVMTSEGLVGRISKVNQFSSQVDLVSTNTRSNRLSVNIQHDGNNVFGLVNQYDAKNAELVISDINNKDKVKKGDKVVTSGLADQLPSNLYIGEVTKVENDKYGLSKEVKVKPAASLSDINHVYVAKRDAKTQHDNESGVN, encoded by the coding sequence TTGTCGAAGTTTTTTAAAAATAACAAATTGGTTGTTATTTTATGTGCAATAATTATTTTCATATCCTTAATTGGAATATCATTAAGGTCTCAATCTCAATCGCATGCTGAACAGTATGTTGGAGATTCTGTTTCATTTGGTCAAAGGGTAGTAAGTTATCCTGTTCAATTCGTTACGGGTTATATCGATGATTTGTTTATGAGTAATAAAGATAAAAAACCGTCAAATAAAGAAAAACAATTGCAAGCTGAAAACGAACGGTTAAAAGCTGAAAATAAAAAATATAAAAAAGAATTAGATATTGAAGATATATCAAAATATGAACCAATATCTAGTACTGTTATATCTAGAAACCCCGATCGATGGATGAATACATTAGTAATTAATAAAGGCTCAAAAAATGGCGTGAAAAGCAATATGGCTGTTATGACGTCAGAAGGACTTGTTGGTAGAATTTCAAAAGTTAACCAATTCTCTTCACAAGTAGACTTAGTTTCTACAAATACAAGATCAAACCGTTTATCAGTAAATATTCAACATGATGGTAATAACGTATTTGGTTTAGTAAATCAATATGATGCTAAAAATGCAGAACTAGTAATTTCAGATATTAATAATAAAGATAAAGTTAAAAAAGGTGACAAAGTTGTTACGAGTGGTTTAGCTGATCAGTTACCTAGTAATTTATATATAGGTGAAGTTACTAAAGTTGAAAATGATAAATATGGTTTATCAAAAGAAGTGAAAGTTAAACCGGCTGCATCACTTTCTGATATAAATCACGTTTATGTAGCTAAAAGAGATGCTAAAACGCAACATGATAACGAAAGTGGTGTTAATTAA
- the mreD gene encoding rod shape-determining protein MreD, translated as MRVFYYFLIGVILFYIDTVIGLVIPMHIGSKDIIFVPHLTLMFLLTICVFRSFGVSIVLAIVLGAITDLYFGSFYGLYLFGYILLVVIMDFFFKVFYRDDAMLFIVILLSTIAIEVYVALIYSAIGLIHFMFLDFLLLRIIPTIILNFILLIILYPLITKFFRKTQMKIDTKQR; from the coding sequence ATGAGAGTGTTTTACTACTTTTTAATTGGCGTTATTTTATTTTATATTGATACAGTTATTGGGCTTGTCATTCCTATGCATATCGGTAGTAAAGATATCATTTTTGTTCCACATTTGACGTTAATGTTTTTGTTAACTATTTGTGTATTTAGAAGTTTTGGAGTATCAATAGTCTTAGCGATAGTATTAGGCGCTATTACAGACCTTTATTTCGGTAGTTTCTATGGGTTATATTTATTTGGTTATATTTTATTAGTTGTAATTATGGACTTCTTTTTTAAAGTGTTTTATCGCGATGATGCTATGTTGTTCATAGTTATACTTTTAAGTACCATTGCTATTGAGGTCTATGTAGCGTTAATTTATTCTGCTATAGGGTTAATTCATTTTATGTTTTTAGATTTTTTATTATTACGTATTATACCTACAATAATATTAAATTTTATTTTACTAATAATATTATATCCACTAATAACTAAATTTTTCAGAAAAACTCAAATGAAGATTGACACCAAACAACGCTAA